In Streptomyces sp. NBC_01426, one genomic interval encodes:
- a CDS encoding peptidase inhibitor family I36 protein, with amino-acid sequence MRTSFPTRPSTFLAAAVLAATVLIPGTATGAHAAGPPPLAACAPGQLCLWAKPDFKGAKQVHELSTVSINSCTALPPGTSAQSLANRVGRPVTTYQSAECAETGEFQTYPGDGVWLPSSPYQVRAFKVWER; translated from the coding sequence ATGCGTACGAGTTTCCCCACCCGCCCCAGCACGTTCCTGGCCGCCGCCGTCCTCGCCGCCACCGTCCTGATCCCCGGTACGGCCACCGGCGCGCACGCCGCCGGGCCACCGCCCCTCGCGGCCTGCGCCCCCGGTCAGCTGTGCCTGTGGGCGAAGCCGGACTTCAAGGGCGCCAAGCAGGTCCACGAGCTGAGCACCGTCAGCATCAACAGCTGCACCGCCCTGCCGCCCGGTACCAGCGCCCAGTCGCTCGCCAACCGGGTCGGCCGCCCGGTGACCACGTACCAGTCGGCCGAATGCGCGGAGACCGGGGAGTTCCAGACCTACCCCGGCGACGGGGTCTGGCTGCCCTCCTCGCCCTACCAGGTCAGGGCGTTCAAGGTGTGGGAGCGGTAG
- a CDS encoding potassium channel family protein, with amino-acid sequence MKEASRQSRWERRTQTPLLVLALTFAVAYAVPIVAPDAGPAVHRACTHAEWVVWGAFAADYLVRLFLSPARGAFVRTHWLDLAAVLLPMIQPLRLLRLVSTLMLVGRRARMAPQIRLTTYVAGAVVGLLMFGSLAVLSVERDAPDGNIKNLGDALWWSVTTMTTVGYGDHSPTTGLGRLLAVGLMLSGIALLGVVTANIAAWFISRFERDDQVERAQTAAIAELTAEVRALRAEVARLGGPGTGPLGDQGAAGPVAAAAGVRPGSPAPRGATAPTP; translated from the coding sequence ATGAAGGAAGCCTCCCGGCAGTCGCGGTGGGAGCGGCGGACGCAGACTCCGCTGCTCGTCCTCGCCCTGACGTTCGCCGTCGCCTATGCCGTGCCGATCGTCGCGCCCGACGCGGGCCCGGCCGTGCACCGGGCCTGCACCCATGCGGAGTGGGTGGTGTGGGGGGCGTTCGCCGCCGACTACCTGGTGCGGCTGTTCCTGTCGCCGGCCCGCGGGGCCTTCGTGCGGACCCATTGGCTGGACCTGGCGGCGGTGCTGCTGCCGATGATCCAGCCGCTGCGGCTGCTGCGGCTGGTGTCGACGCTGATGCTGGTGGGGCGGCGGGCCCGGATGGCACCGCAGATCCGACTGACGACGTACGTGGCGGGCGCGGTGGTCGGGCTGCTGATGTTCGGCTCGCTCGCGGTGCTGAGCGTGGAGCGGGACGCCCCCGACGGCAACATCAAGAACCTCGGGGACGCCCTGTGGTGGTCGGTGACCACCATGACGACGGTCGGGTACGGGGACCACTCCCCGACGACCGGGCTCGGCCGGCTGCTGGCGGTCGGGTTGATGCTGTCCGGGATCGCCCTGCTCGGTGTGGTGACGGCGAACATCGCGGCCTGGTTCATCTCCCGCTTCGAGCGGGACGACCAGGTGGAGCGGGCCCAGACCGCGGCGATCGCCGAGCTGACCGCCGAGGTGCGGGCCCTGCGCGCCGAGGTCGCCCGGCTCGGCGGCCCGGGGACCGGCCCGCTCGGGGATCAGGGGGCCGCCGGGCCCGTGGCCGCGGCCGCGGGCGTCCGCCCGGGGTCCCCGGCGCCGCGCGGGGCTACCGCTCCCACACCTTGA